Proteins from one Anastrepha obliqua isolate idAnaObli1 chromosome 2, idAnaObli1_1.0, whole genome shotgun sequence genomic window:
- the LOC129237114 gene encoding glyceraldehyde-3-phosphate dehydrogenase 2 — MSKIGINGFGRIGRLVLRAAVEKGAQVVAVNDPFIDVNYMVYLFKFDSTHGRFKGTVTADNGALVVNGQKITVFSERDPANINWASAGAEYVVESTGVFTTIDKASAHLKGGAKKVIISAPSADAPMFVCGVNLDAYKPDMKVVSNASCTTNCLAPLAKVVNDNFEIVEGLMTTVHATTATQKTVDGPSGKLWRDGRGAAQNIIPASTGAAKAVGKVIPELNGKLTGMAFRVPTPNVSVVDLTVRLGKPATYEEIKQKVKEAAEGPMKGILDYTEEEVVSTDFVSSTHSSVFDAKAGIPLNDKFVKLISWYDNEFGYSNRVIDLIKYMQTKD; from the coding sequence aTGTCCAAAATCGGTATTAACGGATTCGGTCGCATCGGTCGTCTGGTGCTGCGTGCTGCCGTCGAGAAAGGTGCCCAAGTTGTTGCAGTAAATGATCCCTTCATCGATGTCAACTACATGGTTTACTTGTTCAAATTCGATTCGACTCATGGTCGTTTCAAGGGCACCGTCACCGCTGACAACGGAGCGCTAGTCGTAAATGGACAGAAAATCACCGTGTTCAGCGAACGCGACCCAGCCAACATTAACTGGGCTAGCGCTGGAGCTGAATACGTCGTTGAATCGACTGGCGTCTTCACTACTATCGACAAGGCTTCCGCTCACTTGAAGGGTGGTGCCAAGAAGGTAATTATTTCGGCACCATCTGCCGATGCACCAATGTTCGTGTGCGGTGTCAACTTGGACGCTTACAAGCCCGACATGAAGGTTGTATCTAATGCCTCTTGCACCACCAACTGCTTGGCTCCATTGGCTAAAGTTGTCAATGACAATTTCGAAATCGTTGAGGGTTTGATGACCACTGTGCACGCAACAACTGCCACCCAGAAGACAGTCGACGGCCCCTCAGGCAAACTGTGGCGTGATGGACGTGGTGCCGCTCAAAACATCATTCCTGCTTCAACCGGTGCAGCTAAGGCTGTTGGTAAAGTTATTCCCGAATTGAATGGCAAGCTGACTGGTATGGCTTTCCGTGTCCCCACACCCAATGTCTCAGTCGTTGACTTGACCGTGCGCTTGGGCAAACCAGCTACCTATGAAGAGATTAAGCAAAAGGTAAAGGAAGCCGCGGAAGGCCCAATGAAAGGTATCTTAGACTACACCGAGGAGGAAGTAGTGTCTACCGATTTCGTCAGTAGCACACACTCTTCCGTTTTCGACGCCAAGGCTGGTATCCCATTGAATGACAAATTCGTGAAGTTGATCTCATGGTACGATAACGAATTTGGCTACTCCAACCGTGTCATCGATCTGATCAAGTACATGCAGACCAAGGACTAA
- the LOC129237775 gene encoding nuclear nucleic acid-binding protein C1D, whose product MFLVRENYIFVLVYSFCAFKEIKEIMEFGELRNDEKFTNTVGNFSTALDKIEQSLNTVVELKDFEELSVQEKVKLDNYLAYAINSLYWMYVKLNGDDPNEHNIKNELSRVRQTLIRDQQIHERNTIRPVLDKAAAGRFIKHGLHIRFDENGERITDTRITNPTGQDDTMDLKSDE is encoded by the exons ATGTTCTTGGTtagagaaaattatatttttgttttggtttataGCTTTTgcgcttttaaagaaattaaagaaatcaTGGAATTCGGAGAGTTACGAAATGATGAAAAGTTTACTAACACTGTAGGAAACTTTTCAACTGCTCTGGATAAAATTGAGCAGAGCCTTAATACAGTAGTCGAGTTAAAGGATTTCGAAGAACTTTCAGTGcaagaaaaagtaaaactagATAATTATCTCGCGTACGCAATAAATTCGTTATATTGGATGTATGTTAAGTTGAACGGAGATGATCCTAACGAG cataacataaaaaatgaactttcACGTGTGCGGCAAACTCTTATTCGTGATCAACAAATTCATGAACGCAATACTATACGTCCGGTGTTAGACAAAGCAGCTGCGGGGCGTTTTATTAAGCATGGATTACATATACGTTTTGATGAAAATGGAGAACGAATAACAGACACACGAATTACCAATCCAACAGGCCAAGATGACACAATGGATTTGAAAAGTGATGAGTAG
- the LOC129239010 gene encoding KH domain-containing, RNA-binding, signal transduction-associated protein 3-like isoform X3 — translation MANNFEGNHVVRKAEENDGPRINEFAQKFLADLSEERERLGSEFPLCAQLIDEAFERVYTTGRIPGTEYLADVYKQKPMKVTQRVFVPIKQYPKFNFTGKLLGPKGNSLRRLHEETQCKIIIKGRGSMRDRTKEEGLRQSGDPRHGHLNRDLFIEISTVATPAEAHARIAYALAEIRKYLVPDKNDEVSQGQLRELMEIDPKSAEQYSKTVLSKFSTGDGTSKFLNIIKQHSAPQEDPNAMESDEEVEEYQTRYVKRSVESPYVKVSAKRPSTTLIGSGFKRTRESPIKSYKPIQGVLKKYK, via the exons ATGGCTAACAATTTTGAAGGAAACCATGTCGTCCGAAAAGCTGAAGAAAATGACGGCCCACGTATTAATGAATTTGCTCAGAAATTCCTGGCAGACTTGAGCGAGGAACGTGAACGTTTAGGCAGTGAGTTTCCATTATGCGCACAGCTTATTGATGAAG cTTTCGAGCGGGTCTATACAACCGGTCGCATACCGGGCACTGAATACCTAGCCGACGTTTATAAACAGAAGCCCATGAAAGTCACTCAAAGGGTGTTTGTACCAATTAAACAGTATCCAAAG TTTAACTTTACTGGAAAATTATTGGGACCAAAAGGTAATTCATTACGTCGTTTGCACGAAGAAACACAGTGCAAGATTATTATAAAAGGACGTGGTTCTATGCGTGATCGTACTAAGGAGGAAGGACTACGCCAGTCTGGTGACCCCCGTCATGGGCATTTAAATAGAGATCTATTTATAGAAATAAGCACTGTTGCAACGCCTGCAGAAGCCCATGCACGTATTGCATATGCTTTAGCTGAAATTCGTAAATACCTTGTGCCTGATAAGAACGATGAAGTTTCGCAGGGACAACTACGAGAACTTATGGAAATAGATCCGAAATCAGCTGAACAATATTCAAA GACAGTGCTAAGTAAATTTTCCACAGGAGATGGTacatctaaatttttaaacataattaaaCAACATAGTGCACCACAAGAGGATCCCAA TGCAATGGAGTCAGATGAAGAAGTAGAGGAATATCAAACTCGTTATGTTAAGCGGTCGGTTGAATCACCTTATGTGAAGG TGTCCGCTAAACGACCATCGACTACTCTTATTGGATCTGGATTTAAACGCACTCGCGAGTCACCTATAAAATCTTATAAACCTATTCAAGGTGTTCTtaagaaatacaaataa
- the LOC129239010 gene encoding KH domain-containing, RNA-binding, signal transduction-associated protein 3-like isoform X1, with protein sequence MANNFEGNHVVRKAEENDGPRINEFAQKFLADLSEERERLGSEFPLCAQLIDEAFERVYTTGRIPGTEYLADVYKQKPMKVTQRVFVPIKQYPKFNFTGKLLGPKGNSLRRLHEETQCKIIIKGRGSMRDRTKEEGLRQSGDPRHGHLNRDLFIEISTVATPAEAHARIAYALAEIRKYLVPDKNDEVSQGQLRELMEIDPKSAEQYSKTVLSKFSTGDGTSKFLNIIKQHSAPQEDPNAMESDEEVEEYQTRYVKRSVESPYVKVKVIPSTVSAKRPSTTLIGSGFKRTRESPIKSYKPIQGVLKKYK encoded by the exons ATGGCTAACAATTTTGAAGGAAACCATGTCGTCCGAAAAGCTGAAGAAAATGACGGCCCACGTATTAATGAATTTGCTCAGAAATTCCTGGCAGACTTGAGCGAGGAACGTGAACGTTTAGGCAGTGAGTTTCCATTATGCGCACAGCTTATTGATGAAG cTTTCGAGCGGGTCTATACAACCGGTCGCATACCGGGCACTGAATACCTAGCCGACGTTTATAAACAGAAGCCCATGAAAGTCACTCAAAGGGTGTTTGTACCAATTAAACAGTATCCAAAG TTTAACTTTACTGGAAAATTATTGGGACCAAAAGGTAATTCATTACGTCGTTTGCACGAAGAAACACAGTGCAAGATTATTATAAAAGGACGTGGTTCTATGCGTGATCGTACTAAGGAGGAAGGACTACGCCAGTCTGGTGACCCCCGTCATGGGCATTTAAATAGAGATCTATTTATAGAAATAAGCACTGTTGCAACGCCTGCAGAAGCCCATGCACGTATTGCATATGCTTTAGCTGAAATTCGTAAATACCTTGTGCCTGATAAGAACGATGAAGTTTCGCAGGGACAACTACGAGAACTTATGGAAATAGATCCGAAATCAGCTGAACAATATTCAAA GACAGTGCTAAGTAAATTTTCCACAGGAGATGGTacatctaaatttttaaacataattaaaCAACATAGTGCACCACAAGAGGATCCCAA TGCAATGGAGTCAGATGAAGAAGTAGAGGAATATCAAACTCGTTATGTTAAGCGGTCGGTTGAATCACCTTATGTGAAGG taaaagTTATCCCATCAACAGTGTCCGCTAAACGACCATCGACTACTCTTATTGGATCTGGATTTAAACGCACTCGCGAGTCACCTATAAAATCTTATAAACCTATTCAAGGTGTTCTtaagaaatacaaataa
- the LOC129239010 gene encoding KH domain-containing, RNA-binding, signal transduction-associated protein 3-like isoform X2, whose translation MANNFEGNHVVRKAEENDGPRINEFAQKFLADLSEERERLGSEFPLCAQLIDEAFERVYTTGRIPGTEYLADVYKQKPMKVTQRVFVPIKQYPKFNFTGKLLGPKGNSLRRLHEETQCKIIIKGRGSMRDRTKEEGLRQSGDPRHGHLNRDLFIEISTVATPAEAHARIAYALAEIRKYLVPDKNDEVSQGQLRELMEIDPKSAEQYSKTVLSKFSTGDGTSKFLNIIKQHSAPQEDPNAMESDEEVEEYQTRYVKRSVESPYVKVIPSTVSAKRPSTTLIGSGFKRTRESPIKSYKPIQGVLKKYK comes from the exons ATGGCTAACAATTTTGAAGGAAACCATGTCGTCCGAAAAGCTGAAGAAAATGACGGCCCACGTATTAATGAATTTGCTCAGAAATTCCTGGCAGACTTGAGCGAGGAACGTGAACGTTTAGGCAGTGAGTTTCCATTATGCGCACAGCTTATTGATGAAG cTTTCGAGCGGGTCTATACAACCGGTCGCATACCGGGCACTGAATACCTAGCCGACGTTTATAAACAGAAGCCCATGAAAGTCACTCAAAGGGTGTTTGTACCAATTAAACAGTATCCAAAG TTTAACTTTACTGGAAAATTATTGGGACCAAAAGGTAATTCATTACGTCGTTTGCACGAAGAAACACAGTGCAAGATTATTATAAAAGGACGTGGTTCTATGCGTGATCGTACTAAGGAGGAAGGACTACGCCAGTCTGGTGACCCCCGTCATGGGCATTTAAATAGAGATCTATTTATAGAAATAAGCACTGTTGCAACGCCTGCAGAAGCCCATGCACGTATTGCATATGCTTTAGCTGAAATTCGTAAATACCTTGTGCCTGATAAGAACGATGAAGTTTCGCAGGGACAACTACGAGAACTTATGGAAATAGATCCGAAATCAGCTGAACAATATTCAAA GACAGTGCTAAGTAAATTTTCCACAGGAGATGGTacatctaaatttttaaacataattaaaCAACATAGTGCACCACAAGAGGATCCCAA TGCAATGGAGTCAGATGAAGAAGTAGAGGAATATCAAACTCGTTATGTTAAGCGGTCGGTTGAATCACCTTATGTGAAGG TTATCCCATCAACAGTGTCCGCTAAACGACCATCGACTACTCTTATTGGATCTGGATTTAAACGCACTCGCGAGTCACCTATAAAATCTTATAAACCTATTCAAGGTGTTCTtaagaaatacaaataa